Below is a window of Perca fluviatilis chromosome 14, GENO_Pfluv_1.0, whole genome shotgun sequence DNA.
TTTGTTGGTATTCTCTGACTGTGAACATAAACAAATTAAGTActttcctttcttttatgtaaattgcattaactttttttttaaagctgaatAGATCAGTAGGGGAGTGTCCAAGATCTTCACCTCTGGCCACAGTAGTGCAGCCTAGGGAGAAGGACAGGAAGGATCACTCACTATCACAGGTATCACACTATGATAATCAAGCCATTTACTGTTTAAGAGCCTCTATTACGATTTCCAGTTGCTGGGTGGGGCGTTCTGTGATTGCAACATCTCTACATTGTCCTCACTTCAAGCTCAAATATAGCATACGAGAAAGAAAGCATATTAAAAACAGCTAATGAGCATTTTTAGACCTACTACCTGTGACAGACACATCCAGCACCTTTTGCTTCGCCTTCagcatgtacgtgtgtgtgtgtgtgtttgtttgtttgtgtgtgtgttttcatttaagGCAAGGCAAGAGGGATTTCAATCTGAATTACCGTGGAAAATTCagatgagaaaagaaaagtttAGTGAAATCAGACCAGCGGAGAGAGCCTGCGAGGTAAACagcagctttattttttttcactttggattggcagtttgataaatgatatatatattatcatagCATATAGCATATAGGAATTTGTCATGGAAATGCTGAACAGTGTCAAATCACCTGGAAAAGACTTTATAACACATGCGTTGTACTTTGAAGTGAAATGTTTCCAAATTTTTTTGACAGAGTGCCCCAGATTCAAAATGTTCCAACATCCAAACAAACTCTGCAGCAGCGGAGGCCACGAAAAAGAAGGACCCCGAATCCTGTATGTATGCAGTAGTATGGTTTCTTCAGTTGTTCTTCTTCATTGCTAAATAATCCTGCTGTCTTCTTTCTCTACAGCGTGTGAGACTGCACAGCCTGATTTCTCCACTGGCATGAAGGTACCTGTACAGCAGAATCTTGTCTTATTTGAATGTTCTGTGGAGCAAAACTAATTTCACCACAAAGGTTATGATGTCATCATTTAGGCCCAGCTTGCATTGAGTGTTTAACATGTTTCAGTTGAAGGAACTGGCCCGGATGTTTTCAGCCACCACAACCCAGGAAACAGCAGTCCGACCAAAGAAGGAACACAGAGGGGAACAAAAACTGTCACAGGTAGTCTTTACTCTGTAAATCTTATTTTTTCCCTCACTGAGGTGCCAGATTTgctaaaatacagaaaatgataaatgtaatgttgcatttgcatttcattttttgtagtctatatccacgacgttccacttccgggattgctctgttgccgccggaaattccgccgaatgtcactcttttcgTCCAGATGTTGTTACCTTGCACTTTCTTAATGTAATTtttaactccggtggatttctgaggactatgattaactgctcctcagatctctgcagggtaaatccagacagctagctagactatctgtccaatctgagttttctctcgcacgactgaaacaacttttgaacgtgcatgttccacaaaaacaagttccttcctgaggctgttttgcagcggcaccgtggctgtgtccggcgcttagcgtcgcccaagacgattgtgattggtttaaagaaatgccaataaaccagagcatgtttttctcccatctcggaatgctgtgtggactcgccagaccaaggtctagcaatgcgagactaaattTGTTTGTGACCTTGTTTCTGGGCTGTAATGTGCTACCTTTCATACAGTAGCATTACAGTAGCATTAGTTCATACAGTAGCATTAGTTATTATCATATGTTATCATGTTGGTGACATATTGTATTGTTGGTGTATATTTATTGGATATGTGAGTGCTTAATATCTTTTAGGTGAAGCTATTAGCTCAGAAGCTTTCAGCAGGCACCACAGCCCAGATAACAGAAGTCCAGCCAAAGGAGAATGACAGGGAGGATCTGAAACTACCACAGGTACAGTACTAGTGCCTCTATCAGGGCTGTTACCATTTAAAATCGAACAATTTTAAATCGAAAATCGATCAAAATGAGCTTTCGACTATTTGGACAAAAATCAAAAGCAGGCTCAGTGATTCCCCCAgtattcttttctctctccacccaCGCTTACTTGCGCACCACAATAAATTCAATAAtctagaaaataatcagcaggtTAATCgctgaaaataatcattagttgcaaccatagaatatatataaaaaataacacaaaataataaatgtctgtGCAGCTGAATACACAAATTCATGTTTGGACATTTTGTACCAAATGCCTCAAATATTATAACCCTTCCACCTTTCTCTGACAGAATGTACCAGACACCACAAGTGCCACCACCCAAATGAATCCTGCATCAGGAGAAGCCACAACTGAGGATCCTAAAATAGATTCATCCACTGGCACAAAGGTACAGTTTAATTTTGACTTGCTGGAATGTCTTGCCTGTAGATCAAATCTACTTCTTAAAAGACATTCAGCCTAGTACACATTTTTCATACTTTGCTTTTGCCCATTTGTTTCTGATATTTGCCCCTTTAATTATATTACAGCATGTAAACCAAAGTGTTACATGCACACTTTGGTTTAATGTTTCTTTACTGCACTCTTCAGAATAAGCAAAGGTCATTCGGTTTTCATTACTTCTTACTTTCATTGGTGTACAGCTTGCATTGAGTGTGAAGGAACTGGCCCGGATGTTTTCAGCTACAACAAGTGAGGAAACAGCAGTCCGACTAAAGGGGaaacacagagaggaaaaacagtCACAGGTTAGAGCCTCTGTAAAACATGTCACTGAGGTAGGTCACTAGAAAGTTGTAAACTTACGCCATGGGATTTAATTCAGTATGAATTATGTAATTGCATGGGTGTTTGACGAGGTAACTAGGTGGTTGCTAGGCTCGTTAATTAGTTggatacttacttacttacttattttcAATTTCAGGTGAAACTATTTGCTCAGAAGCTTTCAGCTACCACAGCCCAGGAGACAGCAGTCCACCCAAAGGAGAAAGACAAGGAGGTCCAAAACCTAACACAGGTACAGCACCAGTGCCTCTTTAGTTCTGTTTATAGCTACTATTTCATTTCCTAGGATGGCAAAGGTATGAGGAAGGCATGACCAACCCTACTccccctctgattggctagtacgcATTGTCTTTGTTGGTTTGgttagttaggtttaggcaagaggagtgggattggttagggtcagggtaagaatgtcagggtcAGCCAATCGGAGGCAGAGTAAGgcagagtagagctgggcaGGCCTTCGCCATCCTGGGGAAAAAACTCTCTAACAATAACGATGTTACTCGAGGGATGGCAATGACAGTTTTGTTTATTACTAATTAATATTAGCATGCTACTGGTATCACTCAGACATTACTATAACCTGCCCCTAAAAACTATATATCCAATTAGGATAGCAATTTTTCCAATATAACTATTAAAAACTAATAAACCATAGGCAGATATATTTCAACATCATGTGATTGTATGGGTGACATACCATACTCAAAAGCCTttctatttaaaataaatcaaggTAAGGCCAGACAGAAATGCAGCTGACACAGCTGTAAAGGACAAAATCCAGACGAGAGACCAAAAGGTGGCTCAAGGCAGATCATCTGTAAGAGCCCGTAAGGTAAGCTGCAACATTTTGAACTTCTAAGTTTTGTATTTTCTCCCAAATATGACTTGATACCTAAATCAAAGCACTATGTTGGCCTTTTCAGGGCAGCTCAGAAGCTGAGTGGCTGGAGATCACCAGTGTCTTCTCAGAAGTGGTAAGAGTTGCAGAGGATGCGAAGCAGAAGTCCCTTGACCTTTCATTGTCTACTCTGAGAACTACAACATCAACCATGATGGAACAAATTCAACAGAATCTGGATAAACTCTCCGCTATTGGCGAGTCCATGCGTTTACCAATCGTTACATCTCATTtgtcttgtattttgtgttccaGTAGTTGTAATTTATAGTCACTAATTAACTAACAAAATAATGTATGTTTCCCAACAGAACTTAAATGGATTTCTAAGTTTGCAGGTGCGTATTTCAAATtgtgaaaaactaaaaatttattttttaaagttctaGAGACATTGAAGAAAATGTTCTTAGCATATAGTTTATGTTATATttctatatatgtattgtattaTGTTTGCAAAGTATCAGTCAAAGGGCTAACATCATCATCAAATGGGGTAACAGTTTGTAACCAAATAAcccaacaataatataaaaaataacactGGGTCAGCCCATTGTTTTGGGTTTGATTGGTGACCCAGTGGTTTGCTACATGGACAAATGTATCCTAGTACTTCTTCTCCGCTGTAATCCATTATAAAATATGTGGAACTGAATCTTCTGCACAGTTAtgtaattgttgtattgttttCATCTTAACTGCAGTGGATGTAAAGCTGGATCCAACCACCGCACACAGGTGCCTTGTTTCTGTTGATGGGAAGAAAGTGAGTAGCAGAAGAGAGAACCAGGATACTCCGGGGAGCTTTGGCAGCGTCCTGGGCCTCAACAGGTTGACCTCTGGGAAGTCGTACTGGGAGGTTGTTGTCAGCAACAAGACGGGATGGAATCTGGGCGTGGCGAGAGGCATGGCGAGAGGTGGTGCAAACCGCGAGGGGAAGCTCTCGTTGAAACCAGATAACGGTTACTGGGTCACCGAACATTATGAAAACAAGTACGCAGCCCTGACAGCTACACCAGTTTGTCTTTCCCTGAAAGAGAAACCACAAAAGGTGGGAGTGTTTGTGGATTACGAGGAAAGTCTTGTGTCCTTCTACGATGTGACGGCTCAATCTCACATCTACTCCTTTACTGGGTGTTGGTTCACTGGAGAGATCTACCCCTATTTCAGTTTGCACCTTAAAGGAGACGGTCAAAGTGCTAACTCTCTGATTATCTCAACTGTAAAACACTAGTAATTATGTATGTTATTATAAGGTTGTGTGTGGACatccttttactttttttattgtcaatGTTAGGGTTTTATTTTAGGGTTGATGTTAGCATTTTCGTAAAAGATTTGTTGACAGACACAAGAGACAGATGAAAAGCCAAAATCGaagcagcagcgtaccagatatCCTGTcttaaccatggatgtattagaaGGACTGGAACCAGTGTTTGAGGCCGAGCTCTGTGCATTAGAGACCTCCGCCGGCCGAGCCGGCAACTTCAGGTTTAGCGCTCCACCCACttgaatggggattaaatgatttaattgtGCGGCTCAATTAATTTGCTTTAAAGTCCAGCACCCTTTCTGGTGGCCTAGTCTTTACAAGCTCCAAAAgactggatcctacatttcctaTAATGCAACTGGCTAAGAAACAAAGAAATTAGTCTAAGCTAGTTGAGTTCACATTGTCTGCAATTGTTTTCTACATATCTGTATTAAAAAGAtattgtttttgtacagatAAGGGTTTTCTATATAATCAGCAATgtgtttcctctgtgtgtgttactgttagAATAgataagtatttatttatttaaatattatatataaggCATTTGGCATTATCCCATAACTTCAACAGAAGTTATTGCTAAAGTCTTGCTAAAGATCAGTATAATGTTACAAATGTGTTACTTGGTTATTATGATGTttacaaatgtgtattaatgtgcATTTCATGTATGAGTGGTTGTGGGTATTGATTGTGCATATACAACTCATTTTTGACATCATCAGTCTGATCTCtaacccctcctctctcctctctcggtTGCTTGTTATAAAGGTGGAGTGGGAAGTGAAGTCCTATTAAACTCATTTtaagtggtggaatgtaactaagtacatttacttaactACCATAGTTACAGTAAGTACAGTTTTGAAGAACTCTTACTTGACTTCATTTTACGTTACTTTATACTTTGCTACAATTGAGAGGCAAATAGTGTACATACTCTACTACTTTTATTTAATAACTTTAGTTAGTTTGTGTCTAGCTACTTTGTAGAattagattattaatacaaatataaaatataaatattgtgACATTAACCAgcagtacagtatataaaacagCTGAAATGAGCTCCACTATTACCAGCTGCACCATTAGTGACACTAACATTAATGCATCACTAATTATAATCCTGTAATAAGTTTCTTTGGAAATGAGCCATTCTGCATAttgagatattttacttttggtacttttaaGTATATtctgatgctaatacttttgtacttttacttgagtaacattttgaatgcaggacttgtacttgTTTACACTGTAGTATTGCTACTTTCACataagatctgagtacttcttccaccactggaatTTACCCCTGAACtcattatacagtacatgtttaaatgttttcagataAACATGTCAGAGATGCTGTACAAGCTCCTGTGTAAGCTCAAATTATTTGGTATACTGTATGCAGTCCCAGTAGTACGGCTTATTGGGCTACTACCTTTTTAGTCAGTGCACAGGGAAAATCAAGATTCCTTGTCCACCTTTTTTAAACTATAcattattgtgatttttttttttaaatcatacagTATGTAAGCTCAACACACATAGATGAGTGTTGCTTAATAACACGACATTTTGTGTAGCAAAAGTCGCGCGTGGGGCGATTAAAGGAAAAGCTTTAGGATTGTTTAGGCTGAATCGAAACTGAAAGTTGAGGATGAATGAACGGATGGAAATACTGACGGGAAATGAAAGACAGATCACTCAGAGGAGCATCGAGATTAGAGCGCAAGGTAAGCTGCTGCTCGACAGCTTTCTTCTTTTAACTTTAAAGCACCTGGCGATGTTTAATTGAGTTATGAtgcaacatgaaaaaaaatcataacacGCTATATGCTCAGTATTCCTGTTTGGTAAAAACATAATGCCATGTTGAAAAGGGAAATGGGCCTAATATTAAAATCCGTTTATGCCTCAAAGGAATTTGACTTtaagacgtttttataaaagttattagagggcatttatt
It encodes the following:
- the LOC120572458 gene encoding uncharacterized protein LOC120572458 isoform X1, translated to MSLQVCHCGWSKITTYHGLRTHQGKMGCTPRGVKVEESEQQYMWGHIELTNNQKDFELDLYTSIETNTTDYYSDMSLQICQCGWSKVTTYHGLRTHQGMMGCTPKGVKVEVNEQQYMWGHVGHTDNQKDFRLDGYTSIKTGAADYYSDVSLQVCHCGWSKVTTYHGLRIHQGKMGCTPKKTRIPKTEQCDWNNQWEEVGERKHQPAKRTTVKKENAPLRPSTNSRTISAEKTGPIKVENKSSFATPQSSSQRATHPNAGHQLQGSSTHPQRTDSRAVTGYWSHTDSATADAFKEEPKTPTIPRSSQRATNSLAGHQMQDSSTHPRVIGADREHPTPTYPVTVVRPKKKDRKDQTLSQKSDRREMSGNWSINSCTDFATVATIKEESKSPLAIPQQSFHTTSNSELQDFSTGVQVNRSVGECPTVPRITVVRPKERDHTLSQVKSLVSERPTTTDPATVVRPKGRGSNIGTAFTTPQQSFQTGTNSKAGHRLQDFSTGVQLNRSVGECPRSSPLATVVQPREKDRKDHSLSQARQEGFQSELPWKIQMRKEKFSEIRPAERACESAPDSKCSNIQTNSAAAEATKKKDPESSCETAQPDFSTGMKLKELARMFSATTTQETAVRPKKEHRGEQKLSQVKLLAQKLSAGTTAQITEVQPKENDREDLKLPQNVPDTTSATTQMNPASGEATTEDPKIDSSTGTKLALSVKELARMFSATTSEETAVRLKGKHREEKQSQVKLFAQKLSATTAQETAVHPKEKDKEVQNLTQVRPDRNAADTAVKDKIQTRDQKVAQGRSSVRARKGSSEAEWLEITSVFSEVVRVAEDAKQKSLDLSLSTLRTTTSTMMEQIQQNLDKLSAIELKWISKFAVDVKLDPTTAHRCLVSVDGKKVSSRRENQDTPGSFGSVLGLNRLTSGKSYWEVVVSNKTGWNLGVARGMARGGANREGKLSLKPDNGYWVTEHYENKYAALTATPVCLSLKEKPQKVGVFVDYEESLVSFYDVTAQSHIYSFTGCWFTGEIYPYFSLHLKGDGQSANSLIISTVKH
- the LOC120572458 gene encoding uncharacterized protein LOC120572458 isoform X2, translating into MSLQVCHCGWSKITTYHGLRTHQGKMGCTPRGVKVEESEQQYMWGHIELTNNQKDFELDLYTSIETNTTDYYSDMSLQICQCGWSKVTTYHGLRTHQGMMGCTPKGVKVEVNEQQYMWGHVGHTDNQKDFRLDGYTSIKTGAADYYSDVSLQVCHCGWSKVTTYHGLRIHQGKMGCTPKKTRIPKTEQCDWNNQWEEVGERKHQPAKRTTVKKENAPLRPSTNSRTISAEKTGPIKVENKSSFATPQSSSQRATHPNAGHQLQGSSTHPQRTDSRAVTGYWSHTDSATADAFKEEPKTPTIPRSSQRATNSLAGHQMQDSSTHPRVIGADREHPTPTYPVTVVRPKKKDRKDQTLSQKSDRREMSGNWSINSCTDFATVATIKEESKSPLAIPQQSFHTTSNSELQDFSTGVQLNRSVGECPRSSPLATVVQPREKDRKDHSLSQARQEGFQSELPWKIQMRKEKFSEIRPAERACESAPDSKCSNIQTNSAAAEATKKKDPESSCETAQPDFSTGMKLKELARMFSATTTQETAVRPKKEHRGEQKLSQVKLLAQKLSAGTTAQITEVQPKENDREDLKLPQNVPDTTSATTQMNPASGEATTEDPKIDSSTGTKLALSVKELARMFSATTSEETAVRLKGKHREEKQSQVKLFAQKLSATTAQETAVHPKEKDKEVQNLTQVRPDRNAADTAVKDKIQTRDQKVAQGRSSVRARKGSSEAEWLEITSVFSEVVRVAEDAKQKSLDLSLSTLRTTTSTMMEQIQQNLDKLSAIELKWISKFAVDVKLDPTTAHRCLVSVDGKKVSSRRENQDTPGSFGSVLGLNRLTSGKSYWEVVVSNKTGWNLGVARGMARGGANREGKLSLKPDNGYWVTEHYENKYAALTATPVCLSLKEKPQKVGVFVDYEESLVSFYDVTAQSHIYSFTGCWFTGEIYPYFSLHLKGDGQSANSLIISTVKH